A portion of the Blautia hansenii DSM 20583 genome contains these proteins:
- a CDS encoding extracellular solute-binding protein — protein MKKKQVTAFLLAAVLGVSALMTGCGDSKKKEETAGKEGGSKEFTAFMFLSGTPFNEDWEVWKEIEKETGVKLKGVVASSNSDYSTAFQNMVASGQLADIIACESTSDLEKLGKDGGMLPLNDLIDEHAPNIKKMLEEDPNFKYQATAEDGNIYNIPLGKELQSSQFYWIRQDWLDKLGLAVPTTVDELHDVLLAFKNNDPNGNGKADEIPLFDRSATSENEMGEYLALWDSSTGFYPRDGKMAFEPITENYKLAVSNLANWYKEGLIDPEIFTRGMSARDTLLSNNTGGFTHDWVSTGNYNDSLAQDVPGFNMVAVAPFADQNGNVKERERRYAECGWGISSQCKDPEALIKFMDYMFTEEGSDFMNWGIEGKTYTVDENGNKAFTEEVFNSGLAPVEYLRSLGSQYRAGYVQSADYEYATMNDAGKAANELYSSHEEWFKDAKLPDLKLSKDALDEYKSIMSGITPIVFEKLQSWVLGSGNIEAEYDDFVNELKARNIDRAIEIQQEAYDNFMKVTK, from the coding sequence ATGAAGAAAAAACAGGTAACAGCGTTTTTGCTGGCAGCAGTTCTGGGGGTATCTGCTCTTATGACAGGCTGTGGTGACAGCAAGAAAAAAGAAGAAACAGCAGGTAAAGAAGGCGGAAGCAAAGAATTTACAGCATTTATGTTCTTGTCCGGAACACCTTTCAATGAAGATTGGGAAGTATGGAAAGAAATCGAAAAAGAGACAGGTGTAAAATTAAAAGGAGTTGTGGCATCTTCTAACTCTGATTATTCCACAGCATTCCAGAACATGGTTGCATCAGGACAACTTGCAGATATTATTGCATGTGAGTCTACTTCTGACCTTGAAAAACTGGGAAAAGACGGCGGTATGCTTCCGTTAAATGATTTAATTGACGAACATGCGCCAAACATTAAGAAAATGTTAGAAGAAGATCCGAATTTCAAATATCAGGCAACAGCAGAAGACGGAAATATTTACAACATTCCGTTGGGAAAAGAATTGCAATCTTCTCAGTTCTACTGGATCAGACAGGACTGGCTGGACAAGCTGGGGCTGGCAGTACCTACCACAGTAGATGAGCTTCATGATGTTTTACTGGCATTTAAGAATAACGATCCAAACGGAAACGGAAAAGCAGATGAAATTCCATTATTTGACCGTTCAGCTACTTCCGAAAACGAAATGGGTGAATATCTGGCTCTGTGGGACTCCAGTACAGGATTTTATCCAAGAGACGGAAAAATGGCATTTGAACCGATTACAGAAAATTATAAACTGGCAGTTTCTAATTTAGCTAACTGGTATAAAGAAGGTTTAATCGACCCTGAAATCTTTACACGTGGGATGTCTGCGAGAGATACGCTGTTAAGTAATAACACAGGTGGATTTACACATGACTGGGTAAGTACAGGAAACTACAATGACTCTCTGGCACAGGATGTTCCTGGTTTTAATATGGTTGCAGTAGCTCCATTTGCAGATCAGAATGGAAATGTAAAAGAAAGAGAACGCCGTTATGCAGAATGTGGATGGGGTATTTCCTCTCAGTGCAAAGATCCGGAAGCTTTAATTAAATTTATGGACTATATGTTCACAGAAGAAGGCTCTGACTTTATGAACTGGGGGATTGAAGGAAAAACTTACACCGTAGACGAAAACGGAAACAAAGCATTTACAGAAGAAGTATTCAATTCCGGTCTTGCTCCGGTAGAATATCTTCGTTCCTTAGGTTCTCAGTATCGTGCGGGATATGTACAGTCTGCAGATTATGAATATGCTACCATGAACGATGCAGGAAAAGCAGCAAATGAATTATACAGCTCTCATGAAGAATGGTTTAAAGATGCAAAATTACCGGACTTAAAGTTAAGCAAAGATGCGTTAGACGAATATAAGAGCATTATGTCCGGTATTACACCAATCGTATTTGAAAAATTACAGAGCTGGGTTTTGGGTTCAGGAAATATTGAAGCAGAATACGATGATTTTGTAAATGAATTAAAAGCAAGAAACATTGACAGAGCCATTGAAATTCAGCAGGAAGCATACGATAACTTTATGAAAGTAACAAAATAA
- a CDS encoding glycoside hydrolase family 88 protein, translating to MNRKKLETAALQAIEVLKKNLEIYTEKFPGSNTENQIYPVSENIEWTTGFCTGTYWLAYELTKDEVFRKSAMVQVESFYNRIENKIDVDHHDMGFLYTPSCVAAYMLTGSERAKEAAILAADQLISRFQEKGQFIQAWGTLGAEDNYRLIIDCLLNLPLLYWASKVTGDLKYREIAIRHTKTSLKNLVRDDFSTYHTYFFNPETGEPVKGVTAQGYKNNSAWARGQAWGVYGTALAWRYLKDEKCKELFKKVTDFYLANLPQDKVPYWDLSFKAEDKEPKDSSAAAIVVCGILEMCENGGLTEKDQEYYKEKAYEMLESLIDNYSVKTSQDANGLILHGVYAKSSEYNSVTDRGVDECNLWGDYFYLEAVVRCLKKWNPYW from the coding sequence ATGAACAGAAAAAAATTAGAAACAGCCGCATTACAGGCAATCGAAGTGTTAAAGAAAAATTTAGAAATTTATACAGAGAAATTTCCCGGTTCAAACACAGAAAATCAGATATATCCTGTTTCTGAAAACATTGAATGGACAACCGGATTTTGTACCGGAACTTATTGGCTGGCTTATGAACTGACAAAAGATGAAGTATTTAGAAAATCTGCCATGGTGCAGGTAGAAAGCTTTTATAACAGAATTGAGAATAAAATAGATGTAGACCATCATGATATGGGATTTTTGTATACGCCGTCCTGTGTGGCAGCCTATATGCTGACAGGAAGTGAGCGGGCAAAGGAAGCGGCAATTTTGGCAGCAGATCAGCTTATCAGCCGTTTTCAGGAAAAGGGACAATTTATTCAGGCATGGGGAACGTTGGGAGCAGAGGATAATTACCGTTTGATTATTGACTGCCTTTTAAATCTGCCATTGTTATATTGGGCATCTAAGGTAACAGGTGATCTGAAGTACAGAGAGATTGCTATTCGCCACACAAAAACCAGCTTAAAAAATTTGGTGCGTGATGATTTTTCAACATATCATACTTATTTCTTCAATCCGGAAACAGGAGAACCGGTAAAAGGTGTTACCGCACAGGGATATAAAAACAATTCTGCATGGGCAAGAGGTCAGGCATGGGGTGTTTATGGAACAGCTCTTGCATGGAGATATTTAAAAGATGAGAAATGCAAAGAACTTTTCAAAAAAGTGACAGATTTTTATCTTGCAAATCTTCCACAGGATAAGGTCCCTTATTGGGATTTAAGCTTTAAAGCAGAAGATAAAGAACCGAAAGACTCCTCAGCAGCAGCGATTGTAGTATGTGGAATTTTAGAAATGTGTGAAAACGGAGGATTAACAGAAAAAGATCAGGAGTATTATAAGGAAAAAGCATACGAAATGCTGGAAAGTTTGATTGACAATTATTCTGTAAAGACTTCTCAGGACGCCAATGGATTGATTTTACACGGAGTCTATGCAAAAAGCAGTGAATATAACAGCGTAACGGACAGAGGGGTAGATGAATGTAATCTCTGGGGAGATTATTTCTATCTGGAAGCAGTGGTAAGATGTTTGAAAAAATGGAACCCCTACTGGTAG